Within Macaca nemestrina isolate mMacNem1 chromosome 12, mMacNem.hap1, whole genome shotgun sequence, the genomic segment TTGCCCTGTCGAAGACAGTGAAGTACTGGCGGATGAAGACATCACCCAGGATCCAAAGCTCTCCAGATTCGGTGGGGACGTCCATGCCCTGGAAGCCGCTGGTGCAGCTGCCCTGGCTCTGgagaaaaggagaataaaagtGGAGTTGAGACGCCGATTCAGCAGTGACAGGCACTGGGTGATAAACATCCAGGGCGCCCTGGTCCAGCTGCAAGGCACGTGCAAGGAGGAGCTTCCTGGCTCAGTGTCCAGGGACTCGGCTGTTGTTGGCCTGGAGTCGGCCTGTAGAAGCTGTCCACAGCACAATTGGTTTCTACGCATTACTGGACATTATCTGGCGTTTCTGGCAGGCACAGGAACCCTGACATCAGCATCAGAGCTAAGGCCTTGGGGAGAATTCAGCTGGTAGGAAGGAGTGTGAAAACTCAGCCCACACAGCCTTTTCTCATGATTATTCTGATCCCGACCACGGGCAAACCGGAGAAGCTGTTAGCCTCTTGCCTCACTAAGTCACTGGGCTGTGACCTTGTCTGCAcgtcacctggggagctttgaaCTCCCGCAGCTCCATCCCATTGCTCAGGCCTTGCCCTCTCCTAATGTAATCAGAATCACTGGGGGAGCCCAGGCATCAGTGCTTCTTGTTGAGTAACATCAGTCCACTGGCAAAATCAGTTTTCCACCTGACGTTATAATAATAGAAGGGAGAGTTTTCCTGTGGCTCGTGTAGCTAAAGATTTGCTACTTGGTAGAGATAGTAGGAGTGTCGGAAGCCCCAGCCTGTGGAAATGAGGATTTCCCTTTACCCAACCCTTGGTAGCTCAGTCTCACTTGGATGTGATCAGTCTCACTTGGTTAACCTAACCGCACTCTGAGGGTGGGGAAAGCTGCCATGTCTACATTTtggaggagaaaactgaggctgagatgaGCTGTGGCTTGCTGAGAATCAATGGGCTGGTAATTCAGACCCAGGACTTGGACCCAGGAATCCAAATAGAATCCTCTTTTCCCTCCATTAACCTTTGCTTCACTTGTTCCCTTAGGGGGCTGTATCCGAGTTCTTATTCCTGCGTTTGTTTTCAATCTGTTCCTTCTCTCCGGAGCTGTCTGGGGCAGATGTtcgtctgcctctgcctctcggcTTCAGCTCGTGGAAGCGCACTTTCCCTCTGCAGAGGGGACTCTGTGGCCACATTCTGTGTGAGCCCCTCTAGTGGATGGTTCAGAGCCCCCTCACCTGCAGGATGTAGGCACTGGGTGGCACAGGATACTGGATTCCATTGATGGTGAAGACGATGTCGGGCAGGCTGCTGATGGCTGAGCAGCTGACCACCATCTGGAAAGAGTGAGGTGAGAAAAGTTACAAGGGTTTTGGTCCCGTGTGCCTGGCACACCCACTATTTGAGTGTAGAACAGAGCCGTCGGGGCTGGACTCACCTCGCCGTCTGAGTTCTCGCTGGCTCCGATGTCGCTCTGGATGTTGGCAATGGGGCTGGTTGGGCCGGTCAGCAGAGAGGTGCCGGTGTCAACAATGGCCTGGCAGCCCTCAGCGCAGGCGATGGCCTCTCCGTTCATGGTGATGCTGAGGGCAAGAAGCAAGTGAAGGTTCCTGAGCCCTCAGGGGTACATCTCTCCAAGGAGGAACCAGGAGGTGACCCCAGACATTTCTTCCCCACCCATCCATTGGCCAGTGAGTGAAATTTCTGTTCCTCTCGTTTACACATTCATTCATCCTGCATTCatttatgcaacaaatatttTGCAAGTGCCCACTCTCTGCCAGGCATGGGAAACGCAAAGCTAAACCAGACAGCCTCACAGTTCCAGGCTGCAGGGAGCTCCCGGCCTGGCTGGCAAGATAAGTTATGGTGGCAGAAGGGCAGGATGATAAGCCAGGCGTGCGGCAGGGAACAAAACAGGGTCCAGGGTGAGAGGCAGTGGAGGGAAGCAGCCAGGGGAGCAGACACCCAGGGATTCCAGGCAggtgaagagagaaggaggacaTCAACAGGGGACGGTATGCGGGGAGGGACAGAGACCAGAGGGCTGGGGCAGGAGTTGGAGGAACTGGTGAAATGCTAGCATGGCTGGGCAGACATGAGGTGATCAATGtgtcctggtttgcctgggaTGGTCCCGGTTTTAGTACCGAAAGTCCTTGTCCTGGAGAATTGTTCACTCTTGAGAAATGACTTCACACAATTTCTTAGCCATTTGCCCTACTTCTAGACTGAAAGTGACACATTTCTTCGAGTGGGAGGAGCATTGCTGGTTCCCAGGCCCGTTAAATTGAGATGTGTGGACAGGTGGTTGCCCAGCTTTCCCCAGGGATGCTGGTGGATTGTTCTGCCTCCGTGACTATTAGGACATTGGCTATCTGACCCTTGCAGAGTCTCGGCTTCCCAGACAGCTCTTCCCTCCTCCGCCCGGGACGTGTCTTTCTAGGGTTTCTCTGGCTGGGCCAACTTCCGCCTTCCCCCTGGAGTGTGTTCCCCTGTGTCAGCTGTCCCTGGGGGGATTCTGGAAAGCTGGTTAGCTATGAATCCATAAGGAAATGGGATGTGGGGCCCAGGCCTGGATGCTGCCTGTCTGTGGCAGTCTCACCTGTCCACGGAGATCTGCCAGTAACCCTCGACAGAAACAGGAACCCAGTTCAGACTTCCAGTGTAGTAAGAAGAGTCAATGCCACCAAATATCACCACGCTGCCACTCTGGTCATCGCTGTGGAAAGTGAGGGAAGAAGACATGAATTTCTCTGTTCGTTCATTTGTGTGAACATCTGCTGTTGGCTCCTCGGAGCTACCCTTGATTGGGCACTTGGCAGGCTGTCCTGGGGTGTGACAAATGTGGTTTCTTGTCCTCTTAGGCCAGGGCCCACGCAGTGGACACTGTCACTGTTATTTCCACTTACCATAAGGACACTGAGCCTGAGGGAGGTGAGgtcacctgcccaaggtcacacagcgggGGAGTGGTGGAACTACGTTTGGAAGAACACGGGTCTTTTAGGTTGATGTGTGGTTTCCACTGTGGTACTCACTCTAGTTGCCATGGCGACCCCAGGGATGTGAATGGGTGACAGTGTCGGCTCTTAAGGACTTGATGGTGGAGATCTCTTGTTCTTAGCTGGGAGCAGTTTTGCCCCCAGGggaatgtctggagacattttggatTGATTGGGTGGGGGTAgtggatgctactggcatctaatgTTTAGAGGCTGGGGATGCTGCCAAACGTCTTACAATGCATGGGACAGTCCCTGGCAAGGACTTATGCTGGTCTGAAATGTTAATAATGCCCAGATTGAGAGATTCAGATCTAGCTGGGGAGATACAACGGCCCCACGTGAAATATTTAAGTGCTCATAAAGGCAGATTATGTTTCAGAGCCACCTTGAACATCAACTGGCCAAGAGGAACACATGACAAAGAGCCTTCCTGTTGTAAATTGCAGGAGTCCTTGTTATTTCAATATTCATTTTCTAAATCTTTGCAGTTTCAGGGTAGATGCAGAACAAATGTAGATGGCAATAAGAAATCAGTCATCGGAGAACTGGCATGTATAAAACATGACCCCCTCACTGAACCCACCCACCTTTGCTGTGAACGTCTCATAGTGTAATGCTATATAGCGAGGACCTAGATGTGTAGTTACGAACCGAGGAAACAAGTGAATGACGGCAAATCCTTTCAAAAGACGAGGACGTTCATGAGTGTTAGAGGAACGTTGAGTGTCTTAAGAAAGTGGATGATGCCCTCAGATATTCTTGCGTAACACTCTACTCAGCCCAGATTGACATTTGAtttattctttgttcatttgtttgtttgttcatgtatttctttgttcattcctaGAATTAGCCCACGGTCACAAATGGAACCTAGGTTTTATTAAATCACAAAAGAAACTTgctttcatgatttaaaaatgtcATCATCCATGATATATCTTGatcaaatcttttcatttttgtgttatggaattttgttctgttttaagtGTAttcactttgtttatttatttatttattttctgagatggagtctcgctctgttgcccagactggaatgcagtggcacaatcttggctcactgcaacctccgcctcccaggctcaagcgattctccctgcctcagcctcccaagtagctgggtgtactggtgcctgccaccacgcctggctaatttttgtattttttagtagagacagggttttgccatgttgaccaggctggtcttgaactcctgacttcaggtgatcctcatgtctcagactcccaaagtgttgggattacaagcatgaaccaccgtgtctggccaagTGTATTCATTTCAGTGGCATCTTTGGGGGCCAAGGATGAGGGAACTGGCACTGAGGGGCAAATGGCTGAGGACATTTGAGTTGTGCACATCAAGGGGATAAAGATGCTGGTAAATGAGATGGAGTGCACATGGCCCGTCAGAGAGAGACTTGGCACTATCACTCTGCAAAGACACATTTCTCTAGCCTCAAAAATTGACTTTCCAAATCCCTTGCTTCCCAAGACCCTCTCCATCGCAGCCAGCCTTGAACAGCTGCTGCTGGGCCAGAACACTGTGACCTCtggagggggaggtgggaggaggcccCTCTCCACCCAACTTACGCGCTCAGGTAGACAGAGAAGAGGTCCTGAGAAACCAGGCCCTGGTCCCAGATGTTGTCAAAGACGGGTGTGGCCCCGGACGAGGAAATGCTGGGGTAGGCCAGCCCCAGGATGCCGTCGAAGGGAGCATAATACAGGAAGGAGCCGGGTTCGGTCTCGCTCAAGCCGAAGATCTGATTGGTGTCTGAGATGCCTCCAACCTGGGTGGGGGAACCGAGATGATGTTCACCATCAGGTCATGTCCACTGAGCTCTGGGTGCCAGCCTCAGGCCCACAGCTGCCCTGGTTCATCCCATGCAGGACTTGGCTTCTAGGGCATCAGCCcagaaggaggggagagggactGTCTCCTGGAATGCTCGTTCCTCTGCTGGAGGTAACCATGGCAGCTGATCTGCAGATGGCCACGGTCTATGACTCAGTGTGAGATTTTGCTGGAGAACAGATTCACTGTATGTTTGTGTTACGGATGAAGAAATGCAAAGCAGACCCCGGGCGAATCAGGGCCTTTGACCCCTGCCATTCCCCAAAAGTAGCAGAGAGGGCTTGTGGAGATTTGAGGACGTGGCGGGGCTGCAGgttgggagaaggaggaagaggaggaggtgccagTTAGAATTGAGCCTTTACTGACTCTCCCCACCCTCCATAACATTCTGCTTGGGTGGAGCTGAGGCTGGCTTATGGCTCCCGGCAGCCCACCCTTTTACTCACTGCCACCCGAGCTAGCAACGTCTGTGACATCTCTGCTGCTTCTCCCCCAGCCCGTACCCCCAATCAGGTTACTTTTGTGATCACCGAGACTCATCGTGCTGGAATAAGCTGATTCTGGGGGTGCCTGATGGCGGGATGCAGCGGCAGCCTGCAGGCGCCCACCTGGACAGTGTCGTATCCGAGGATGCCTGTCATGCTGCCGGTGCCGTAGGTGATGGAGAGTGTCCCGCTGGTGGACTGGTAGGTGGAGGAATCCTGAGGGTTGAAGAGGTTGTGGTTGGCTGCAAGGGAAAGCAGTGATTGTCAGCCTCTGAGAGCTGGGTGAAGGTCACAGGCTGGGACGTCTTCCTGGGATGGGGTGCCCTGGCCCCAGGAAGGGCTCTGGAGGTGAGCAGTGACCTTTCCCCCTAGACCCTTGGACCCCAAGAGACCCCATGTTCTGTCCTGTCTCATTGAACTCCTGGGACCCTTCACTGATGGCAGGTACCCAGCCAACCTCAAGGGCCTACCGGGGACTCCCCAAGGCCAACATTGAGCTGAGCAGGCTGGTGGCTACCCAGTGACGAGCGCTTTCACCCCCCAGCCCGCGGCCAGTGCTCCCATTATGTGGATGATGACATAGGCACCCCATCTTAATTAAAACTCAGGTGAAAACATTAGAAGAGGAAGGAACCCGCAACACACATTGTTCATGACTTCCAAAGACAAGCTCTCTTTCATTAGCAaccaatgatttttcttttttttttttaaaggagctcaGCACTCACTTCTAGCCTGTCCGGGCCAGGCTTTGGAGCCATTTCCTCACACTGGACTCTTTCCTAGCGGGCTATTCTACAGCCCGTTGGCCCTGTCTTGCTTTGGGCCCCTACACTTCCTCTCCCAGGCTGTGGGTATTTTGGGGAGCTTCTCTCTTCCCACAGACTGGAAAGTCTTTGACCGCAGGGGTCATATCACTCATCCGTTTACCCCGTGGAGCACCTGCGCCCAGTGCTTGGCACgtagcaggtgctcagtaaatgcctgTCGAGTGGCTCCAGCAGGCTTGAGGTGGGAGCTGTCAGAAGCCCACGGGTGTCCAGGGTTCCCCAGGGTCAGCTGGTGCTGGGGAGCGAGAGTGGGGTGGGGCGGGCTGGGAACTTACTGCACGCGAGACTGGAGCAGTAGACTGAGGGCACCCACAGGTTGGAGGATCCGGTGTCAAAGATCACGGTGAAATCCTGGGCAGGGGTTCCGATGCCGATAGTGCCGAAGTACTCCACCTGCCGAGGCCGGGACAGGGCAGTTCATGGAACGGGGTATCTCTGTCGGGGCCTCCCTAGGGGCTCTCTCTGGGTCATCTCCTCGGTGTGCCTCTctaccttttccttccttcctcacagtTCTTGTCATTCTCTTCCCAGCCACTGCCTTCATCCCTGAAAGCCCAGTCCTGGTGTGCCTTCCTCCTTGAGGTCTTCCCTGATTGCTCCCCCAATTTACCCTCTGCTCTCTCCTAAGCACCACAAGCATCTAACAGTCTGCTGTTCCCTCTTCAGCCATTGTCTTGTCTGTCACAGTCTTCCCATCCTTACAGCACATGTTCTCAGAGGATGGGGGTGGAATCTTCTAGCACCGGGCAAGTGACAGCTTAAGTGCTTGTGCCTTAAATTGTTTATCAGAAGCTAAGCAAGCCACCTAAAGATGGAAACCTGGCTGGTTTTCTTATTTCTACATCTAGATGTGTGAGCAGGTTGCAAGAAAGGGCATTGccagtatttttcttcttcttttttttttctgaggcaagtcttgctctgttgtccaggctggagtgcagtggcacaatctcggctcactgcagcctccgcctcctgggttccagtgattctcctgcctcagcctcccaagtagctgggatgacaggtgtgtgccatcacacccggctattttttgtttttgtagtagtgacggggtttcaccatgtttccaggctgatcttgaactcctgatctcaagtgatccacccacctcagccaacCAACCAGTATTTTTCTTCTGAGTGGCAGCATTTCCCCCGCTTGCCGGCTCTGTTCCCACCACTCTGGTCTGCTTGCTGCTCCTTGGCGATGACTAGTcactcctgccccagggcctttgcattgGCTATTCCTTGTGCTAGGAAATGTTTATTCTAGATCTTTCTTTGGCTgatctttttttcaaaaatcaatcatTCGGGTCTCTAGTCAAATGTCCCCTCTGCCAACAGTCCTTCTGTGACCACTTTATCTAAATTTGCTCCCTCTCGatcttctttttccccatagtccaATTAATTAATTTGTCTTGGCCCTCATCAGTACCTGAAATTATCTTTCATGCTTGTTTATCTGTCATCCCCTGTAGAATATAAGCTCCAGGAACTTTGCTTATTCACCATCGTTTTGGCAACTTGCATAGCCTCTGGCACATAGAGAGGTgccaatatttgttaaatatttgttaactaaATAAATGCACTAACTAATCCTCTTACCAATGGCCTGCCAGACCCCATGCTAAGCACTCCAGAAAACATGATTGCGTTAATTCCTGGCAACAACCTCTGTTGGTAGATATTAGTGTTTCTGTTTTCCAGACCAAGAAACGGGCTCAGAGGATTTAAATGTCTTGGCCAATGTCCTGTGACTTAGAGGCACTAGAACCCTCATTTGCAGCAGGTCTGCTGGATGGTAGAGGCCAATCTCTGAACCACAGTCATCACTGCTCTGTGCCCtctgccctgtgccaggcacagagggGGCATACGATATCTGTGGGAAGGCAGGGTGTTTGCTATCGGGTCTCAAATAATAAAGTCAGAGTGATCTTTCTGAAACTCGGATCTGATTTTGTCACCCCCTGTTTGAGATAAATCAGTGGCAGTTAGGATGGAGCCTCTCTCCGTCCACCCCTCGGCTCCTCGGGCCGCAGTCTGCAGcacccttcttccctccctctgggCTCTCCTTCAAATGCCCTGTGCTCCCGCCTGCACAGGGTTCGGCACAAGTGATCAGGCTGTGCGGAGTTCTGTCTTCTCTTGGAAATTCCCGCTCTTCCTGCATGGCTCCGCGGAGGCTCCCTGCCCAAGTGGCAGAGTCTCGCAGTGTGACACCTTCACTCTGTGGTCCTCCTGCTGCCTGTTCTTTTCATTGGTTTGCAAGACTCCTTGATTACTGTCTTTCTCTCCTTGGCTATGACTTTGCTCACAGCTGTTTCCTCCTGAGCCCCACAGAGGCCCTGACATATAACGAGGCGCTCAGAAGAAGTGAACATTGCATGAACgagtgaaggaatgaatgaatgaacaagaagCAACAGCTCTGTGAACTTTCCTGCCTGCCCGGGGCCACTGACACCTAGGGGCAGACCCTGGGTCACTGCCTGGAGCCTCAGAGCCCCGGCCCGTCCTCCAAGACCCCAGGGAAACCCTCTTTCCTGCCGGCCAAGTCCTCAGAGCCGGCCCCGCCGCTTGCCCACACACTCACATCCAGGTAGTTTTCCAGGGGCTGTTCGTCTATCAGGGTGGGCGCCTCCGCCTGGGGGAAGTACTTGCTGGCTGGGTTGAGGTTGTGCTTCTTCAGGAAGTCCTTCAGCAGGCCATGCTCGGACAGGTTGCGCCTCAAGGACTTCTTTCTGACGAGGGGGACCCTGTGgtttggaggaggaagaggaattaGGCAAGGATTCTGCTCACCGGGTTCTGTGGCAGCCCcagaagggaagggaagctggtctaagagaggaagaaggaaggaagggagacgCTCCCACTTCTGTGCAATAATGCAAAGAAGTTAAGTTGACTAGGGCTGGAGCTGGGAACCAGACTCAGGCTGGGCCTGAGTTTTAACCACGTCTGCAGAGCTGCCTCCCAAAGGGTggtgagagaggcagagaagggggatGGAGACAGccgaagagagagggagaaaaaagggaagaaggaagacacAGGAGTAAAGAAGGGCGATGTGGGAGGCAGCCGTCTTCACACCCATGCCACTGGGACTCACTTGTAGATGATGCACTCAGAGAGCGCCACTAgacccagcagcagcagccacttCATGGTTCTTCCCAGGTCCCAACTCCAGGGAGAAGCAAGACGGGAGGAAGGTGCAGAGCAGCAGCATGAGCTGCCCCTTATATACAACTTGGGTCGTGCCTTATTGGCCTCTTGGAAAGTCACCTGTTCCCCTGATCCCAAACAGAAAAGCTCCTGATAAGATTGTCGCTGCCCCGAGAACAGTTCTGAGACTGTTCCAGCGGAGGCACTTTCCATTGTAACCTTGCACCATTGTAGACAGGGGCGGGGGTGGGAGGTTGCCATGGGGGTTGACctgcagagggagagagaagcaaTGGCCTGAAggcttagtttttcttttcttttgcttccccttccccttccccttccttccttccttccttccctcctctgtccctccctccctcccttcttttctttcttcctttcttcctccctccctccctctctctctctctttctttctttttcttttttctgatggagttttgttctgtcgcccagtCACAGGCTTATTTCTTTAGCATTGACAAGGGCCCACGTTAACATTTTACAAGCTGAGCATTTCCACAAAGTTGGTTACAAGTGCGTTTAGCACAGCATTGGACAGACAGATGGGAAGGAGCCCCAGGTGGCCTGATTTGTCCCTGTGGGGCACGCCGCTGGGGTTCTTAGAGAGCAGCTCCCCGACTCAGTGATAGGTGGTACTGCTTGTGGTCACTGCTTAGTCACAGCACACTGGGGGGTCGGTCATTTGGGACTCAGGACACAATTCCCCAGTTTAGTGTCATTGTGTGGGGTTGTTGGGCATGTGAGTAGCCTATGGAACTTCTAGCTTGCTTTTGGTGGCAACTGGGCTGAGTCTGGGAAGGGGATGTGCGCAGTacatgggggaggagggagagagcacCGGCAGAATGCTGCCTtcccttcctggaggaggcaaaCTTGAGACCGGCCAggtatttctttggaatctgtgtccctccctttctgcacctcttctctttcttttgctcccttcccaccctctccACCTTTGAGATCCCACCTGGGTGTGATTTCTCCAGGTTCTCCAGGCTTATAACTGGGCTGAAATCAGCTACAATGGAGCAAAGCAATCTGGGCAAAGAATTCATACTCGTGGGTGAGTGACTTAGAAAGAGGATGCttagctgggtgccgtggctcgcGCTTATAAtgccagtattttgggaggctgaggcaggtgaatcaccagaggtcaggagttcaaaacctgcctggccaacatagcgaaaccccatctctactaaaagtagaaaagttagctgggcatggtggtgggtgcctgtaatgccagctactcaagaggctgaggcaggagaatcgcttgaacccagcggACAGAGGTtgtgagaggtgaagccggctgggcttctgagtcgggtggggacttggagaacttttgtgtctagctaaaggattgtgaatgcaccaatcagcactctgtgcctagctaaaggtttgtaaatgctcCAGTCAGCACTGTGTGTCTAGCTAATGGGGTGGAGAGTTGGAGAACTTTTGTATCTAGCTAatggattgtaaatgcaccaatccgctctctgtaaaatggaccaatcagcaggatgtgagtGGGGCcaagtaagggaataaaagcagaccACCggagccagcagcggcaacctgctcgggtccccttccaGGCTGTGGAGGCTTTGCTGtttcgctctttgcaataaatcttgctgctgctcactctctgGGTGTGCACTACCttcatgagctgtaacactcactgcgaaggtctgcggcttcactcctgaagccagtgagatcAGGAACCCACCGGGAGGAAGGAACAACTCTGgacgccacctttaagagctgttaCACTCACCgagaaggtctgcagcttcactgctGAAGCCAGCGAtaccacgaacccaccggaaggaagaaactccggacacatctgaacatgtgaaggaacaaactccgggcTCACCatatttaagaactgtaacactcaccatgagggtctGCGGTTTTATTCTTGAATTCAGCGAGAgcaagaacccaccggaaggaaccaattccggacacagtgcagtgagcggagatcctgccgctgcactccagcctgggcgacagagctagactccgtctcaaacaaacaaacaaacaaacagcaacaccaacaacaaaaaagagaatgctTACCAACACAATGGATCCTCCACTTTGTGAGCTTTTATATAGTGGA encodes:
- the LOC105497458 gene encoding pepsin A-1, which produces MKWLLLLGLVALSECIIYKVPLVRKKSLRRNLSEHGLLKDFLKKHNLNPASKYFPQAEAPTLIDEQPLENYLDVEYFGTIGIGTPAQDFTVIFDTGSSNLWVPSVYCSSLACTNHNLFNPQDSSTYQSTSGTLSITYGTGSMTGILGYDTVQVGGISDTNQIFGLSETEPGSFLYYAPFDGILGLAYPSISSSGATPVFDNIWDQGLVSQDLFSVYLSADDQSGSVVIFGGIDSSYYTGSLNWVPVSVEGYWQISVDSITMNGEAIACAEGCQAIVDTGTSLLTGPTSPIANIQSDIGASENSDGEMVVSCSAISSLPDIVFTINGIQYPVPPSAYILQSQGSCTSGFQGMDVPTESGELWILGDVFIRQYFTVFDRANNQVGLAPVA